A stretch of the Lepidochelys kempii isolate rLepKem1 chromosome 15, rLepKem1.hap2, whole genome shotgun sequence genome encodes the following:
- the VSIG10 gene encoding V-set and immunoglobulin domain-containing protein 10 isoform X4: MRPLKAIGGGPSNVSVSISPAAALPNGTVYVDKRDTVMFSCTGSSHPEPTMAWTFQLPSAAPETFTEVNGSSTVYTLQNLSSRFQGNYSCTARNPLSGRSRTSTKELLVYYPPLSVPRCWAQTAQVGLMLQLFCNWPGGYPHPVLQWTEEGRDLENSSWVVNATGTGDTHVETLSSSRLFHGKVFKCVGSHILKQEEEEPTCTVQIKAPLLATEPLKTCFVGGTVSLTCQVMESNPSARISWLRNVSQPEVEIQSGGRYLVTQEGSVSNLTIQNCSHNADEGYYVCKAENPVGLKEAYVSLTVKKPVNIVGVVGTVVVLLLLGLLVIAGIILYYNPLLCLQGSIFRNQDSNDVFVLVDSDGEEEEEEEEGQKEEATGKSNVHRVTALVNGNSTQAGYGHHFTEIFLLTRGSAEADRVQEERVSASKDLVPWVSSSSLSLPLTVSGTRVELTGGQFCITKKAKGNPSNILVCARCSKYCVGGKGWRSLLPNC; this comes from the exons ATGAGGCCTTTAAAAGCCATTGGAG GTGGCCCCAGCAACGTGTCTGTCAGCATCTCCCCTGCCGCAGCGCTGCCCAATGGCACGGTGTACGTAGACAAACGCGACACTGTGATGTTCAGCTGCACTGGCAGCTCCCACCCGGAGCCCACCATGGCGTGGACTTTCCAGCTGCCCAGTGCGGCCCCAGAAAcgtttactgaagtcaatggttccTCCACCGTCTACACCCTGCAAAATCTATCCTCACGCTTCCAGGGGAACTACTCGTGCACAGCAAGGAACCCTCTCAGTGGCAGAAGTCGGACATCAACCAAGGAGCTCCTGGTCTACT ATCCCCCGCTGTCGGTCCCAAGGTGTTGGGCTCAAACTGCCCAAGTGGGGTTGATGCTGCAGTTGTTTTGTAACTGGCCCGGGGGATACCCGCACCCCGTCCTCCAGTGGACAGAAGAGGGGCGAGACCTGGAGAATTCGAGCTGGGTCGTTAATGCAACGGGCACTGGGGACACCCACGTGGAAACTCTGAGCAGCTCTCGCCTCTTCCATGGGAAGGTGTTCAAGTGTGTGGGGAGCCACATCCTaaagcaggaggaagaggagccgACCTGCACTGTGCAGATAA AAGCCCCTTTGCTGGCGACggagccactgaagacctgctTTGTGGGTGGCACCGTGTCCCTCACGTGCCAAGTGATGGAGAGCAATCCCTCTGCGAGAATCAGCTGGCTTCGGAATGTGTCCCAGCCTGAGGTGGAGATCCAGTCTGGTGGGAGGTACCTGGTCACCCAAGAGGGCAGCGTCTCCAATCTCACCATTCAGAACTGCTCCCACAACGCTGATGAAGGCTACTATGTCTGCAAAGCTGAGAACCCCGTGGGGCTGAAGGAAGCCTACGTTTCCCTCACTGTGAAGA AGCCGGTGAATATAGTCGGGGTGGTGGGAACAGTCGtggtcctgctgctgctgggacttCTGGTCATCGCTGGAATCATTTTGTACTATAACCCCCTCCTGTGCCTGCAAG gcagCATATTCAG GAATCAAGACTCAAATGATGTCTTCGTGCTGGTGGATTCAGatggagaagaggaagaggaggaggaggaggggcagaaagaAGAAGCGACTGGCAAGTCCAATGTGCATCGAGTGACGGCCCTGGTGAATGGGAACAGCACCCAGGCTGGTTATGGCCACCATTTTACTGAGA TTTTCTTGTTAACAAGAGGAAGTGCAGAGGCAGACAGAGTTCAGGAGGAACGTGTCTCTGCTTCAAAAGATCTTGTCCCCTGGGTATCCTCTTCATCTCTAAGCCTGCCGCTGACCGTGTCCGGGACACGTGTGGAGTTAACAGGAGGGCAGTTCTGTATCACGAAAAAGGCTAAAGGCAATCCCAGCAATATACTTGTATGTGCAAGATGCAGCAAATACTGcgtgggggggaagggctggaggaGTTTGCTTCCTAACTGCTAG
- the VSIG10 gene encoding V-set and immunoglobulin domain-containing protein 10 isoform X5, with translation MFSCTGSSHPEPTMAWTFQLPSAAPETFTEVNGSSTVYTLQNLSSRFQGNYSCTARNPLSGRSRTSTKELLVYYPPLSVPRCWAQTAQVGLMLQLFCNWPGGYPHPVLQWTEEGRDLENSSWVVNATGTGDTHVETLSSSRLFHGKVFKCVGSHILKQEEEEPTCTVQIKAPLLATEPLKTCFVGGTVSLTCQVMESNPSARISWLRNVSQPEVEIQSGGRYLVTQEGSVSNLTIQNCSHNADEGYYVCKAENPVGLKEAYVSLTVKKPVNIVGVVGTVVVLLLLGLLVIAGIILYYNPLLCLQGSIFRNQDSNDVFVLVDSDGEEEEEEEEGQKEEATGKSNVHRVTALVNGNSTQAGYGHHFTEIFLLTRGSAEADRVQEERVSASKDLVPWVSSSSLSLPLTVSGTRVELTGGQFCITKKAKGNPSNILVCARCSKYCVGGKGWRSLLPNC, from the exons ATGTTCAGCTGCACTGGCAGCTCCCACCCGGAGCCCACCATGGCGTGGACTTTCCAGCTGCCCAGTGCGGCCCCAGAAAcgtttactgaagtcaatggttccTCCACCGTCTACACCCTGCAAAATCTATCCTCACGCTTCCAGGGGAACTACTCGTGCACAGCAAGGAACCCTCTCAGTGGCAGAAGTCGGACATCAACCAAGGAGCTCCTGGTCTACT ATCCCCCGCTGTCGGTCCCAAGGTGTTGGGCTCAAACTGCCCAAGTGGGGTTGATGCTGCAGTTGTTTTGTAACTGGCCCGGGGGATACCCGCACCCCGTCCTCCAGTGGACAGAAGAGGGGCGAGACCTGGAGAATTCGAGCTGGGTCGTTAATGCAACGGGCACTGGGGACACCCACGTGGAAACTCTGAGCAGCTCTCGCCTCTTCCATGGGAAGGTGTTCAAGTGTGTGGGGAGCCACATCCTaaagcaggaggaagaggagccgACCTGCACTGTGCAGATAA AAGCCCCTTTGCTGGCGACggagccactgaagacctgctTTGTGGGTGGCACCGTGTCCCTCACGTGCCAAGTGATGGAGAGCAATCCCTCTGCGAGAATCAGCTGGCTTCGGAATGTGTCCCAGCCTGAGGTGGAGATCCAGTCTGGTGGGAGGTACCTGGTCACCCAAGAGGGCAGCGTCTCCAATCTCACCATTCAGAACTGCTCCCACAACGCTGATGAAGGCTACTATGTCTGCAAAGCTGAGAACCCCGTGGGGCTGAAGGAAGCCTACGTTTCCCTCACTGTGAAGA AGCCGGTGAATATAGTCGGGGTGGTGGGAACAGTCGtggtcctgctgctgctgggacttCTGGTCATCGCTGGAATCATTTTGTACTATAACCCCCTCCTGTGCCTGCAAG gcagCATATTCAG GAATCAAGACTCAAATGATGTCTTCGTGCTGGTGGATTCAGatggagaagaggaagaggaggaggaggaggggcagaaagaAGAAGCGACTGGCAAGTCCAATGTGCATCGAGTGACGGCCCTGGTGAATGGGAACAGCACCCAGGCTGGTTATGGCCACCATTTTACTGAGA TTTTCTTGTTAACAAGAGGAAGTGCAGAGGCAGACAGAGTTCAGGAGGAACGTGTCTCTGCTTCAAAAGATCTTGTCCCCTGGGTATCCTCTTCATCTCTAAGCCTGCCGCTGACCGTGTCCGGGACACGTGTGGAGTTAACAGGAGGGCAGTTCTGTATCACGAAAAAGGCTAAAGGCAATCCCAGCAATATACTTGTATGTGCAAGATGCAGCAAATACTGcgtgggggggaagggctggaggaGTTTGCTTCCTAACTGCTAG
- the VSIG10 gene encoding V-set and immunoglobulin domain-containing protein 10 isoform X3 codes for MCLQYRDCSKQGGDFTCFQLLFPENLCEVGGPSNVSVSISPAAALPNGTVYVDKRDTVMFSCTGSSHPEPTMAWTFQLPSAAPETFTEVNGSSTVYTLQNLSSRFQGNYSCTARNPLSGRSRTSTKELLVYYPPLSVPRCWAQTAQVGLMLQLFCNWPGGYPHPVLQWTEEGRDLENSSWVVNATGTGDTHVETLSSSRLFHGKVFKCVGSHILKQEEEEPTCTVQIKAPLLATEPLKTCFVGGTVSLTCQVMESNPSARISWLRNVSQPEVEIQSGGRYLVTQEGSVSNLTIQNCSHNADEGYYVCKAENPVGLKEAYVSLTVKKPVNIVGVVGTVVVLLLLGLLVIAGIILYYNPLLCLQGSIFRNQDSNDVFVLVDSDGEEEEEEEEGQKEEATGKSNVHRVTALVNGNSTQAGYGHHFTEIFLLTRGSAEADRVQEERVSASKDLVPWVSSSSLSLPLTVSGTRVELTGGQFCITKKAKGNPSNILVCARCSKYCVGGKGWRSLLPNC; via the exons ATGTGTTTGCAGTATAGAGACTGTTCAAAGCAGGGTGGGGATTTCACCTGCTTCCAGCTACTTTTCCCTGAAAATCTGTGTGAAGTGG GTGGCCCCAGCAACGTGTCTGTCAGCATCTCCCCTGCCGCAGCGCTGCCCAATGGCACGGTGTACGTAGACAAACGCGACACTGTGATGTTCAGCTGCACTGGCAGCTCCCACCCGGAGCCCACCATGGCGTGGACTTTCCAGCTGCCCAGTGCGGCCCCAGAAAcgtttactgaagtcaatggttccTCCACCGTCTACACCCTGCAAAATCTATCCTCACGCTTCCAGGGGAACTACTCGTGCACAGCAAGGAACCCTCTCAGTGGCAGAAGTCGGACATCAACCAAGGAGCTCCTGGTCTACT ATCCCCCGCTGTCGGTCCCAAGGTGTTGGGCTCAAACTGCCCAAGTGGGGTTGATGCTGCAGTTGTTTTGTAACTGGCCCGGGGGATACCCGCACCCCGTCCTCCAGTGGACAGAAGAGGGGCGAGACCTGGAGAATTCGAGCTGGGTCGTTAATGCAACGGGCACTGGGGACACCCACGTGGAAACTCTGAGCAGCTCTCGCCTCTTCCATGGGAAGGTGTTCAAGTGTGTGGGGAGCCACATCCTaaagcaggaggaagaggagccgACCTGCACTGTGCAGATAA AAGCCCCTTTGCTGGCGACggagccactgaagacctgctTTGTGGGTGGCACCGTGTCCCTCACGTGCCAAGTGATGGAGAGCAATCCCTCTGCGAGAATCAGCTGGCTTCGGAATGTGTCCCAGCCTGAGGTGGAGATCCAGTCTGGTGGGAGGTACCTGGTCACCCAAGAGGGCAGCGTCTCCAATCTCACCATTCAGAACTGCTCCCACAACGCTGATGAAGGCTACTATGTCTGCAAAGCTGAGAACCCCGTGGGGCTGAAGGAAGCCTACGTTTCCCTCACTGTGAAGA AGCCGGTGAATATAGTCGGGGTGGTGGGAACAGTCGtggtcctgctgctgctgggacttCTGGTCATCGCTGGAATCATTTTGTACTATAACCCCCTCCTGTGCCTGCAAG gcagCATATTCAG GAATCAAGACTCAAATGATGTCTTCGTGCTGGTGGATTCAGatggagaagaggaagaggaggaggaggaggggcagaaagaAGAAGCGACTGGCAAGTCCAATGTGCATCGAGTGACGGCCCTGGTGAATGGGAACAGCACCCAGGCTGGTTATGGCCACCATTTTACTGAGA TTTTCTTGTTAACAAGAGGAAGTGCAGAGGCAGACAGAGTTCAGGAGGAACGTGTCTCTGCTTCAAAAGATCTTGTCCCCTGGGTATCCTCTTCATCTCTAAGCCTGCCGCTGACCGTGTCCGGGACACGTGTGGAGTTAACAGGAGGGCAGTTCTGTATCACGAAAAAGGCTAAAGGCAATCCCAGCAATATACTTGTATGTGCAAGATGCAGCAAATACTGcgtgggggggaagggctggaggaGTTTGCTTCCTAACTGCTAG
- the VSIG10 gene encoding V-set and immunoglobulin domain-containing protein 10 isoform X1 has protein sequence MRVPGWSPAALLLAACLWRLPPGRGAAGTEEVIIGEAGESVVLLCRNVSERADEVDWFHGDPGTVPPLFSSNAKLPQDARLSLVDNSSLHILALRPQDEGNYTCKDVLNEIVREHRVQLLVASGPSNVSVSISPAAALPNGTVYVDKRDTVMFSCTGSSHPEPTMAWTFQLPSAAPETFTEVNGSSTVYTLQNLSSRFQGNYSCTARNPLSGRSRTSTKELLVYYPPLSVPRCWAQTAQVGLMLQLFCNWPGGYPHPVLQWTEEGRDLENSSWVVNATGTGDTHVETLSSSRLFHGKVFKCVGSHILKQEEEEPTCTVQIKAPLLATEPLKTCFVGGTVSLTCQVMESNPSARISWLRNVSQPEVEIQSGGRYLVTQEGSVSNLTIQNCSHNADEGYYVCKAENPVGLKEAYVSLTVKKPVNIVGVVGTVVVLLLLGLLVIAGIILYYNPLLCLQGSIFRNQDSNDVFVLVDSDGEEEEEEEEGQKEEATGKSNVHRVTALVNGNSTQAGYGHHFTEIFLLTRGSAEADRVQEERVSASKDLVPWVSSSSLSLPLTVSGTRVELTGGQFCITKKAKGNPSNILVCARCSKYCVGGKGWRSLLPNC, from the exons GAACAGAAGAGGTGATCATCGGGGAGGCCGGAGAGAGCGTCGTCCTCTTGTGCCGAAATGTGTCTGAGCGAGCGGACGAGGTGGACTGGTTTCACGGTGACCCTGGCACCGTGCCCCCACTCTTCTCCTCCAACGCCAAGCTGCCCCAAGATGCCCGCTTGTCCCTGGTGGACAATAGCTCTCTGCACATCTTAGCGTTGCGCCCGCAGGATGAGGGCAATTACACCTGCAAGGACGTGCTGAACGAGATAGTCCGAGAGCACAGAGTCCAGCTCCTGGTAGCCA GTGGCCCCAGCAACGTGTCTGTCAGCATCTCCCCTGCCGCAGCGCTGCCCAATGGCACGGTGTACGTAGACAAACGCGACACTGTGATGTTCAGCTGCACTGGCAGCTCCCACCCGGAGCCCACCATGGCGTGGACTTTCCAGCTGCCCAGTGCGGCCCCAGAAAcgtttactgaagtcaatggttccTCCACCGTCTACACCCTGCAAAATCTATCCTCACGCTTCCAGGGGAACTACTCGTGCACAGCAAGGAACCCTCTCAGTGGCAGAAGTCGGACATCAACCAAGGAGCTCCTGGTCTACT ATCCCCCGCTGTCGGTCCCAAGGTGTTGGGCTCAAACTGCCCAAGTGGGGTTGATGCTGCAGTTGTTTTGTAACTGGCCCGGGGGATACCCGCACCCCGTCCTCCAGTGGACAGAAGAGGGGCGAGACCTGGAGAATTCGAGCTGGGTCGTTAATGCAACGGGCACTGGGGACACCCACGTGGAAACTCTGAGCAGCTCTCGCCTCTTCCATGGGAAGGTGTTCAAGTGTGTGGGGAGCCACATCCTaaagcaggaggaagaggagccgACCTGCACTGTGCAGATAA AAGCCCCTTTGCTGGCGACggagccactgaagacctgctTTGTGGGTGGCACCGTGTCCCTCACGTGCCAAGTGATGGAGAGCAATCCCTCTGCGAGAATCAGCTGGCTTCGGAATGTGTCCCAGCCTGAGGTGGAGATCCAGTCTGGTGGGAGGTACCTGGTCACCCAAGAGGGCAGCGTCTCCAATCTCACCATTCAGAACTGCTCCCACAACGCTGATGAAGGCTACTATGTCTGCAAAGCTGAGAACCCCGTGGGGCTGAAGGAAGCCTACGTTTCCCTCACTGTGAAGA AGCCGGTGAATATAGTCGGGGTGGTGGGAACAGTCGtggtcctgctgctgctgggacttCTGGTCATCGCTGGAATCATTTTGTACTATAACCCCCTCCTGTGCCTGCAAG gcagCATATTCAG GAATCAAGACTCAAATGATGTCTTCGTGCTGGTGGATTCAGatggagaagaggaagaggaggaggaggaggggcagaaagaAGAAGCGACTGGCAAGTCCAATGTGCATCGAGTGACGGCCCTGGTGAATGGGAACAGCACCCAGGCTGGTTATGGCCACCATTTTACTGAGA TTTTCTTGTTAACAAGAGGAAGTGCAGAGGCAGACAGAGTTCAGGAGGAACGTGTCTCTGCTTCAAAAGATCTTGTCCCCTGGGTATCCTCTTCATCTCTAAGCCTGCCGCTGACCGTGTCCGGGACACGTGTGGAGTTAACAGGAGGGCAGTTCTGTATCACGAAAAAGGCTAAAGGCAATCCCAGCAATATACTTGTATGTGCAAGATGCAGCAAATACTGcgtgggggggaagggctggaggaGTTTGCTTCCTAACTGCTAG
- the VSIG10 gene encoding V-set and immunoglobulin domain-containing protein 10 isoform X2, whose translation MRVPGWSPAALLLAACLWRLPPGRGAAGTEEVIIGEAGESVVLLCRNVSERADEVDWFHGDPGTVPPLFSSNAKLPQDARLSLVDNSSLHILALRPQDEGNYTCKDVLNEIVREHRVQLLVASGPSNVSVSISPAAALPNGTVYVDKRDTVMFSCTGSSHPEPTMAWTFQLPSAAPETFTEVNGSSTVYTLQNLSSRFQGNYSCTARNPLSGRSRTSTKELLVYYPPLSVPRCWAQTAQVGLMLQLFCNWPGGYPHPVLQWTEEGRDLENSSWVVNATGTGDTHVETLSSSRLFHGKVFKCVGSHILKQEEEEPTCTVQIKAPLLATEPLKTCFVGGTVSLTCQVMESNPSARISWLRNVSQPEVEIQSGGRYLVTQEGSVSNLTIQNCSHNADEGYYVCKAENPVGLKEAYVSLTVKKPVNIVGVVGTVVVLLLLGLLVIAGIILYYNPLLCLQGSIFRNQDSNDVFVLVDSDGEEEEEEEEGQKEEATGKSNVHRVTALVNGNSTQAGYGHHFTESDISERHSELSTEEVESEERPATQRQILPFLDEMGGTVGGS comes from the exons GAACAGAAGAGGTGATCATCGGGGAGGCCGGAGAGAGCGTCGTCCTCTTGTGCCGAAATGTGTCTGAGCGAGCGGACGAGGTGGACTGGTTTCACGGTGACCCTGGCACCGTGCCCCCACTCTTCTCCTCCAACGCCAAGCTGCCCCAAGATGCCCGCTTGTCCCTGGTGGACAATAGCTCTCTGCACATCTTAGCGTTGCGCCCGCAGGATGAGGGCAATTACACCTGCAAGGACGTGCTGAACGAGATAGTCCGAGAGCACAGAGTCCAGCTCCTGGTAGCCA GTGGCCCCAGCAACGTGTCTGTCAGCATCTCCCCTGCCGCAGCGCTGCCCAATGGCACGGTGTACGTAGACAAACGCGACACTGTGATGTTCAGCTGCACTGGCAGCTCCCACCCGGAGCCCACCATGGCGTGGACTTTCCAGCTGCCCAGTGCGGCCCCAGAAAcgtttactgaagtcaatggttccTCCACCGTCTACACCCTGCAAAATCTATCCTCACGCTTCCAGGGGAACTACTCGTGCACAGCAAGGAACCCTCTCAGTGGCAGAAGTCGGACATCAACCAAGGAGCTCCTGGTCTACT ATCCCCCGCTGTCGGTCCCAAGGTGTTGGGCTCAAACTGCCCAAGTGGGGTTGATGCTGCAGTTGTTTTGTAACTGGCCCGGGGGATACCCGCACCCCGTCCTCCAGTGGACAGAAGAGGGGCGAGACCTGGAGAATTCGAGCTGGGTCGTTAATGCAACGGGCACTGGGGACACCCACGTGGAAACTCTGAGCAGCTCTCGCCTCTTCCATGGGAAGGTGTTCAAGTGTGTGGGGAGCCACATCCTaaagcaggaggaagaggagccgACCTGCACTGTGCAGATAA AAGCCCCTTTGCTGGCGACggagccactgaagacctgctTTGTGGGTGGCACCGTGTCCCTCACGTGCCAAGTGATGGAGAGCAATCCCTCTGCGAGAATCAGCTGGCTTCGGAATGTGTCCCAGCCTGAGGTGGAGATCCAGTCTGGTGGGAGGTACCTGGTCACCCAAGAGGGCAGCGTCTCCAATCTCACCATTCAGAACTGCTCCCACAACGCTGATGAAGGCTACTATGTCTGCAAAGCTGAGAACCCCGTGGGGCTGAAGGAAGCCTACGTTTCCCTCACTGTGAAGA AGCCGGTGAATATAGTCGGGGTGGTGGGAACAGTCGtggtcctgctgctgctgggacttCTGGTCATCGCTGGAATCATTTTGTACTATAACCCCCTCCTGTGCCTGCAAG gcagCATATTCAG GAATCAAGACTCAAATGATGTCTTCGTGCTGGTGGATTCAGatggagaagaggaagaggaggaggaggaggggcagaaagaAGAAGCGACTGGCAAGTCCAATGTGCATCGAGTGACGGCCCTGGTGAATGGGAACAGCACCCAGGCTGGTTATGGCCACCATTTTACTGAGA GTGACATCAGTGAGCGGCACAGTGAGCTCTCAACAGAGGAAGTGGAGAGCGAAGAGAGGCCAGCTACGCAGAGGCAAATTCTCCCTTTTCTTGATGAAATGGGTGGAACTGTGGGTGGAAGTTAA